A region of Vibrio tubiashii ATCC 19109 DNA encodes the following proteins:
- a CDS encoding ANTAR domain-containing response regulator, producing the protein MHKNLSKNPLIICSDRVEELARLSTLLAQEFDNIISCQLNQFEQMLDREPNAYVVVGWLQPSAELRVVIEECRVRKHPLLVVLKQLDSNDISRLPERMDYVLVPADTEFCLTPWIANACQIRRSVVALEDEIEQLELRLEERKIIERAKGLLMKMHQVDEDAAYKAMRKSAMQSSQTLAQVAKNLLQTLEALK; encoded by the coding sequence ATGCACAAAAATCTCTCCAAAAATCCACTCATTATTTGCAGTGATCGTGTTGAAGAATTGGCACGATTATCGACGCTGCTCGCTCAAGAGTTTGACAATATCATCAGTTGCCAACTTAATCAGTTTGAACAAATGTTGGACCGAGAACCCAACGCTTATGTCGTTGTGGGTTGGTTGCAACCTAGTGCTGAACTGCGCGTGGTTATTGAAGAATGCCGTGTTAGAAAGCATCCACTCTTGGTGGTGTTGAAGCAACTCGACTCTAATGATATCAGTCGCTTACCGGAAAGAATGGATTATGTCCTCGTTCCGGCAGATACCGAATTTTGTTTGACTCCTTGGATAGCTAATGCGTGCCAGATTCGCCGTTCAGTGGTTGCTCTTGAAGATGAAATCGAACAGCTTGAGCTGCGATTAGAAGAAAGAAAGATCATCGAGCGAGCAAAAGGGCTACTGATGAAAATGCACCAAGTCGATGAAGATGCGGCTTACAAAGCGATGAGAAAATCAGCGATGCAATCGAGTCAAACCTTGGCGCAAGTAGCGAAAAATCTACTGCAAACTTTAGAGGCGCTAAAATAG
- a CDS encoding MFS transporter, with protein MENTLQPAPKARISVPVIALALYAVASGYLMSLIPLMLSEYNLDSSLASWLASVFYAGLLIGAAGVEPLVKTVGHRNAFVWCLMTFIATIMVLPLAANVTVWLVARFIAGVAVAGVFVIVESWLLHGDESARARRLGLYMGSLYGGSAIGQLGIGIIGISGGVPFIAIVTLLLLAVVVLVFGDSDQPESEHSTPLSLKQISKLNHAAIIGCVVSGLTLGAIYGLMPVELQNRGIEHSDIGGLMAVVILGGMAVQPIVPWLSKFLGRTLLMALFCLLGVAAITFTSMVTGLQALGMGLFLLGMATFALYPVAINLGCDKLDANYIVSATQVMLFSYSIGSVTGPVAADGFMAGSQGLMGYLFAALLATCIYMLIASIKTKHQAVAGE; from the coding sequence TTGGAAAATACCCTTCAACCTGCTCCAAAAGCTCGCATTTCTGTACCGGTTATAGCGCTTGCTCTTTATGCGGTCGCGTCGGGATATTTGATGAGCTTAATTCCTTTGATGCTTTCTGAGTATAACTTGGACTCATCGCTGGCTAGTTGGCTCGCCAGTGTTTTCTATGCGGGGCTATTGATTGGCGCGGCTGGCGTCGAGCCTTTGGTTAAAACAGTGGGCCACCGGAACGCCTTTGTCTGGTGCTTAATGACGTTTATTGCCACCATTATGGTTTTACCATTGGCCGCCAATGTCACGGTTTGGCTTGTTGCTCGTTTTATTGCGGGTGTTGCTGTCGCAGGCGTGTTTGTCATTGTTGAGTCTTGGTTACTACACGGTGACGAAAGCGCTCGAGCGAGAAGACTTGGGCTGTATATGGGCTCTCTTTACGGTGGTAGCGCAATCGGCCAGTTGGGTATTGGCATTATTGGGATCTCTGGTGGTGTACCATTTATTGCAATCGTCACCTTATTGTTACTTGCTGTAGTCGTACTTGTTTTCGGTGACAGCGACCAACCGGAAAGTGAACATAGCACGCCACTGTCACTAAAGCAGATTAGCAAGTTGAATCATGCCGCGATCATTGGTTGTGTGGTTTCTGGCCTCACTCTCGGCGCGATTTACGGGTTGATGCCAGTTGAACTGCAAAATCGTGGCATTGAACATAGCGATATTGGTGGCCTGATGGCTGTCGTCATACTTGGTGGTATGGCCGTTCAACCAATCGTGCCTTGGCTATCCAAATTCCTTGGGCGTACGTTACTTATGGCTCTGTTCTGTCTACTAGGCGTAGCAGCCATTACGTTCACTTCAATGGTCACCGGGCTTCAAGCTTTAGGAATGGGGCTATTTCTATTGGGTATGGCGACTTTCGCTCTGTATCCAGTCGCGATCAACCTTGGTTGCGACAAACTTGATGCCAACTACATCGTATCTGCGACTCAGGTGATGCTGTTTAGCTACAGCATTGGATCAGTGACAGGTCCTGTTGCGGCGGACGGGTTTATGGCAGGTTCTCAAGGCTTGATGGGCTACCTGTTCGCGGCACTTCTCGCGACTTGTATCTACATGCTAATCGCCAGCATCAAGACTAAACATCAAGCGGTCGCTGGGGAATAA
- a CDS encoding nitrous oxide-stimulated promoter family protein, translating into MAVSNILRGELLTEFKTVRAMMFIYCRAHHGSKDRLCVECQSLLEYAETKLDRCPYGQSKPTCNQCPIHCYKADQKEQMRQVMRYSGPRMLLPHPILAIRHLLHERKPVPKKPEAGASNRHQRKLEEKGTQ; encoded by the coding sequence ATGGCTGTTTCAAATATTCTTCGTGGTGAGTTGTTGACCGAATTCAAAACGGTTCGCGCAATGATGTTTATTTATTGCCGTGCGCACCACGGCAGCAAGGATAGGCTGTGCGTTGAGTGTCAAAGCTTGCTTGAATATGCTGAAACTAAATTGGATCGTTGTCCCTACGGACAGAGTAAGCCCACCTGTAATCAATGCCCGATTCATTGTTATAAAGCAGATCAGAAAGAGCAAATGCGCCAAGTCATGAGATATTCTGGACCAAGAATGTTGCTGCCGCATCCGATTTTGGCTATTCGCCATCTACTACATGAACGCAAACCTGTTCCCAAAAAGCCCGAAGCTGGCGCGTCAAACAGACACCAGAGAAAGCTCGAAGAAAAGGGGACGCAATAA
- the nirB gene encoding nitrite reductase large subunit NirB, with the protein MEHVVIVGNGMVGHHLVAQLVERGAHLEKRITVIGEERFIAYDRVQLSSLFSGNSHQDLMLSSEEWYSKHGIELMLGSQVTKIERDNKRLVLDEDSVIGYDQLVLATGSYPFVPPIEGHDRDNIFVYRTLDDLSEIKTACQGAKTGAVIGGGLLGLEAANALKLLGVETHVVEFAPRLMPVQLDDGAGLVLKEKIEELGLTVHTSTATEKICDGEGATHRMVFKDADPLEVDVIVFSAGIRPQDALARQAGINIGERGGIVIDDQCRTSDESIFAIGECALWQEKIFGLVAPGYTMARVVADKLVGRENAGFTGADMSTKLKLLGVDVASIGDAHKATDGAQEMVLQDAVAGVYKKLVVDESGTKLLGAILVGDNSDYDALLQCYLNKTTLADHAANLLFDTGMLNGEMADTAIICSCHNVSKGDLVNAIQAGAHDLDTLKAKTKAGTGCGGCSNMVKSVLDAELTAMGVEVNNHICEHFELSRQELFHICQVEEIKDFDTLIEKHGKGYGCDLCKPTAASVFASLWNEHIMEPQHSSLQDSNDAFMANLQKDGSYSVVPRVAGGEITPDKLIALGEVAKKYDLYTKITGGQRVDLFGAQVEQLPDIWQALIDAGFETGHAYGKSLRTVKSCVGSTWCRYGVDDSVGLAIELENRYKGLRAPHKIKFAVSGCTRECAEAQSKDIGVIATENGWNLYVCGNGGMRPRHADLIASDLSKAELVALIDRVLMFYVRTADRLQRTSVWMENLEGGLDYLKQVVIEDSLSIADSLEAQMQHVVDTYQCEWKSTLENSDKLVKFKPFINAEEASQVLPYQRVRGQRIPVKEEV; encoded by the coding sequence ATGGAACATGTAGTAATCGTCGGTAACGGTATGGTTGGGCATCACCTTGTTGCTCAGCTTGTTGAACGAGGTGCTCACCTTGAAAAGCGCATTACGGTGATTGGTGAAGAGCGTTTCATCGCCTATGACCGAGTTCAACTCTCATCGCTATTTTCTGGCAACAGCCATCAAGATCTGATGTTAAGCAGTGAAGAGTGGTACAGCAAACATGGCATAGAGTTGATGCTAGGCAGCCAAGTAACCAAAATCGAACGGGACAACAAACGCTTGGTTTTAGATGAGGACAGTGTCATAGGATACGATCAGCTCGTGCTCGCAACAGGTTCTTATCCATTCGTACCGCCTATTGAAGGTCACGATAGAGACAATATCTTTGTTTATCGAACGTTAGATGATCTTTCTGAAATAAAAACAGCGTGTCAGGGCGCGAAGACTGGTGCTGTAATTGGTGGTGGATTACTCGGCTTAGAAGCTGCAAACGCCTTGAAACTGCTGGGGGTGGAAACCCACGTCGTGGAATTCGCGCCGCGTTTGATGCCTGTTCAACTTGATGATGGTGCGGGCTTAGTTCTAAAAGAGAAGATAGAAGAGCTAGGATTAACGGTTCACACTTCTACGGCAACCGAGAAAATCTGTGATGGCGAAGGTGCAACACATCGGATGGTGTTTAAAGACGCTGATCCTCTCGAAGTAGACGTCATTGTCTTCTCCGCTGGTATTCGACCGCAAGACGCACTGGCTAGGCAGGCGGGTATCAATATTGGTGAGCGCGGCGGCATTGTCATTGATGATCAATGCCGAACTAGTGATGAGAGCATTTTTGCTATTGGAGAATGTGCGCTTTGGCAAGAGAAGATATTTGGATTGGTGGCTCCGGGTTATACCATGGCTCGCGTTGTAGCCGATAAGCTCGTTGGTCGTGAAAACGCAGGCTTCACCGGTGCAGATATGAGCACCAAGTTGAAGCTACTCGGTGTCGATGTCGCTTCGATTGGTGATGCGCATAAAGCGACGGATGGCGCGCAGGAGATGGTACTGCAAGATGCGGTTGCTGGTGTGTATAAAAAACTCGTGGTTGATGAGAGCGGAACCAAGCTACTAGGCGCCATTCTTGTTGGGGATAACTCAGACTATGACGCTTTACTGCAATGCTATCTAAATAAAACGACCCTTGCTGACCATGCGGCAAACCTACTTTTTGACACGGGAATGCTTAATGGCGAAATGGCAGATACCGCAATTATTTGTTCGTGTCACAACGTGAGTAAAGGTGATCTGGTTAATGCAATACAGGCTGGCGCTCATGATCTTGACACCCTCAAGGCAAAAACCAAAGCGGGCACAGGTTGTGGCGGCTGTAGCAACATGGTGAAAAGTGTCTTAGATGCTGAGCTGACTGCGATGGGCGTCGAGGTCAACAATCATATCTGTGAGCATTTTGAGTTGTCGCGCCAAGAGCTATTCCATATTTGCCAAGTCGAAGAGATTAAAGACTTTGATACCCTAATCGAGAAACACGGTAAAGGTTACGGCTGTGATCTTTGTAAACCCACCGCTGCATCAGTGTTTGCCTCGTTATGGAATGAGCACATCATGGAGCCGCAACACAGTTCGCTGCAAGACTCTAACGACGCCTTTATGGCAAACCTGCAAAAAGATGGATCTTACTCGGTTGTCCCTAGAGTAGCAGGGGGAGAAATTACGCCTGACAAATTGATCGCATTAGGTGAAGTGGCGAAGAAGTACGACTTATACACCAAGATAACCGGTGGTCAGCGTGTTGATTTGTTTGGTGCGCAAGTCGAACAGCTACCGGATATCTGGCAAGCGCTAATTGATGCGGGATTTGAGACCGGCCACGCGTATGGTAAGTCACTGAGAACGGTTAAATCCTGCGTTGGTTCGACTTGGTGTCGCTATGGCGTCGATGACTCGGTTGGCTTAGCAATCGAATTGGAAAATCGTTACAAAGGGCTGCGCGCACCGCACAAAATCAAGTTCGCAGTATCCGGGTGTACCCGTGAATGTGCTGAAGCACAAAGTAAAGATATTGGCGTCATCGCCACTGAGAACGGCTGGAATCTTTATGTGTGTGGTAACGGAGGCATGAGGCCAAGACATGCTGACCTAATTGCCTCTGACCTGTCTAAAGCAGAACTGGTCGCGTTAATTGATCGTGTCTTGATGTTCTACGTTCGAACGGCGGATCGTTTACAAAGAACCTCGGTATGGATGGAAAATCTAGAAGGTGGCTTAGACTACTTAAAACAAGTGGTGATTGAAGACTCACTGAGTATTGCTGATTCGCTTGAAGCTCAGATGCAACATGTTGTTGATACCTACCAATGTGAATGGAAGAGCACGCTCGAAAACAGTGACAAACTGGTTAAGTTCAAACCGTTTATTAATGCAGAAGAAGCTAGCCAAGTACTTCCTTATCAAAGAGTACGCGGGCAACGCATTCCAGTGAAGGAGGAAGTGTAA
- a CDS encoding ABC transporter permease yields MSSNVISLIPSKQLVANKSKAFLLPVIGILMFLMMWHLSARQVETSLGTLPGPAQTYQQFSNLVVEHWDERKKEVAFIERQEKRNAAKLAKNPDAKVKIRPYTGKPTFFDQIVTSLITVASGFILATLIAIPLGIVLGLNQGAYQAFNPIIQLLKPVSPLAWLPIVTMVVSATYVSDDPMFAKSFVNSLLTVALCSLWPTLINTAVGVTSVDKDLINVSKVLQLSWWQHIRVIVLPSAIPMIFTGLRLSLGIAWMVLIAAEMLAQNPGLGKFVWDEFQNGSSASLGRIMVAVITIGFIGLLLDRGMLQLQKWLSWNKQQALR; encoded by the coding sequence ATGTCGAGCAATGTAATCTCACTTATTCCGAGTAAGCAGTTGGTGGCGAACAAGAGCAAAGCTTTTTTGTTACCTGTGATTGGAATCTTGATGTTCTTGATGATGTGGCATTTAAGTGCACGTCAGGTAGAAACTTCACTAGGAACACTTCCTGGTCCGGCTCAAACCTACCAGCAATTCAGTAACTTAGTGGTAGAGCATTGGGATGAAAGAAAAAAAGAAGTCGCCTTTATCGAGCGACAAGAAAAACGTAATGCTGCAAAGCTAGCAAAAAATCCTGATGCTAAGGTCAAGATTAGACCTTACACGGGGAAGCCCACATTCTTTGATCAAATAGTGACTAGCCTCATAACGGTCGCCAGTGGATTTATATTGGCTACTTTGATTGCTATACCGCTAGGTATTGTCCTTGGCTTAAACCAAGGTGCTTATCAGGCATTTAACCCCATTATTCAATTGCTTAAACCTGTCTCTCCACTGGCGTGGCTCCCGATAGTCACTATGGTGGTGAGTGCAACTTACGTCAGTGATGACCCAATGTTCGCAAAATCGTTTGTCAACTCATTGCTGACAGTTGCCCTGTGTAGTTTGTGGCCAACACTGATTAATACGGCCGTCGGCGTCACTAGCGTGGATAAAGATCTTATCAATGTCAGCAAAGTGCTGCAGTTATCTTGGTGGCAACATATCAGAGTCATCGTACTTCCATCTGCGATTCCGATGATCTTTACCGGATTGCGCTTATCGCTCGGTATCGCATGGATGGTACTCATCGCCGCAGAGATGCTGGCGCAAAACCCGGGACTAGGAAAGTTTGTTTGGGATGAGTTCCAGAATGGCAGCTCGGCTTCATTGGGGCGCATTATGGTCGCTGTCATCACGATTGGTTTCATTGGTTTACTGCTAGACCGAGGCATGTTGCAACTACAGAAATGGTTGTCTTGGAATAAGCAACAGGCATTGCGATAA
- the nirD gene encoding nitrite reductase small subunit NirD, whose product MEVAEKLNICRLSDLSPYQGRGALIDGEQVAVFYIPNQGVFAIQNWDPIGKAYVLCRGIVGDINGELCVASPLYKQHFNLSSGVCVEEPTIKLTVYPVEVEQGVVTLSL is encoded by the coding sequence ATGGAAGTCGCTGAGAAACTAAACATATGCAGACTATCGGATCTTTCACCTTACCAAGGTCGAGGCGCTCTGATAGACGGTGAACAGGTCGCAGTGTTCTATATTCCGAACCAAGGTGTTTTCGCTATCCAGAATTGGGACCCAATTGGTAAGGCCTATGTGCTTTGTCGAGGAATAGTTGGGGATATTAATGGTGAGTTATGTGTTGCTTCTCCACTCTACAAACAGCACTTCAATCTCAGTAGTGGCGTGTGTGTGGAAGAGCCAACAATAAAGTTAACGGTTTACCCGGTAGAAGTAGAGCAGGGCGTTGTAACATTATCACTTTAA
- a CDS encoding ABC transporter ATP-binding protein yields the protein MSKALLDLTQLGMRFPTPNGEFIALKNVNLQINKGEFISLIGHSGCGKSTVLNLVAGLHLPTDGGVIVDGREVSGPGPERAVVFQNHSLLPWLTVYQNVELAVKQIAQGQLSQNTTSEQSSKQWIKEQVEHYLDLIQMSHAADKKPDEISGGMKQRVGIARALALQPKVLLMDEPFGALDALTRAHLQDSLMKIQAELNNTVIMITHDVDEAVLLSDKIVMMTNGPAATIGEVLEIDLPRPRNRVALADDPQYQKYRQSVLRFLYEKQSKPSTQPKSAEQKELEVPAKTA from the coding sequence ATGTCTAAAGCACTACTCGATTTAACTCAGTTGGGGATGAGGTTCCCAACCCCGAATGGCGAATTTATCGCCTTAAAAAACGTCAATCTTCAGATTAATAAAGGCGAGTTTATTTCTCTGATTGGACACTCAGGTTGCGGAAAATCGACAGTACTTAATCTAGTGGCGGGTCTCCACCTGCCTACGGATGGCGGAGTGATTGTTGATGGTCGTGAGGTCAGTGGACCAGGGCCAGAGCGCGCTGTCGTGTTTCAAAATCATTCGTTATTGCCTTGGTTAACGGTTTATCAAAATGTAGAGCTGGCAGTAAAGCAGATTGCACAGGGCCAGCTGTCTCAAAACACCACTTCTGAACAAAGTTCTAAACAGTGGATCAAAGAGCAGGTCGAACATTATCTCGACTTGATTCAAATGTCTCACGCTGCGGATAAAAAGCCTGATGAAATCTCAGGCGGTATGAAGCAGCGAGTCGGCATTGCCCGCGCGCTTGCACTTCAGCCAAAAGTCCTTTTGATGGATGAACCCTTTGGCGCGCTTGATGCACTGACTCGTGCTCATCTGCAAGACTCACTGATGAAAATCCAAGCCGAGCTGAACAATACCGTGATTATGATTACCCATGATGTGGATGAAGCGGTACTGCTTTCAGACAAGATCGTGATGATGACTAATGGCCCTGCGGCAACCATTGGTGAAGTGTTAGAGATAGATTTGCCCCGCCCACGTAACCGTGTTGCGCTTGCTGATGACCCGCAGTATCAGAAATACCGTCAGTCAGTGCTGCGTTTCTTGTATGAAAAGCAGTCTAAACCAAGTACTCAACCTAAAAGTGCCGAGCAGAAAGAGCTCGAAGTACCCGCTAAGACGGCATAA
- a CDS encoding GNAT family N-acetyltransferase: MRTLQSERLTLRMVELKDAPFIHELYNSEDFLQFIGDKNIRSESDARVYIEEKILGMHREFGVCLLLVEVTESGEKIGVCGLIKRPELDAYDIGYGFMPSSYGKGYGYEAGKAVINYACETNIIEDLVAITTSDNKGSRALLSKLGFTYVKVQDTLSDTVDLLLYQLSLCRE; this comes from the coding sequence ATGCGTACACTGCAATCTGAGCGTTTGACGCTGAGAATGGTTGAACTTAAAGATGCCCCATTTATTCATGAACTCTACAACAGCGAAGACTTTTTGCAGTTTATTGGTGACAAGAACATCCGCAGTGAAAGCGATGCCAGAGTGTACATTGAGGAAAAAATACTGGGCATGCATAGAGAGTTTGGCGTTTGTCTATTGCTAGTGGAAGTCACAGAGAGTGGTGAAAAGATTGGCGTATGTGGCTTAATCAAACGGCCCGAACTTGACGCTTACGACATCGGTTATGGCTTTATGCCAAGCTCATACGGCAAAGGCTATGGGTATGAGGCGGGAAAAGCGGTCATCAACTACGCGTGTGAAACCAATATAATTGAAGATTTGGTCGCGATTACCACTTCTGACAATAAGGGAAGCCGAGCCTTACTATCTAAACTTGGTTTTACCTATGTCAAAGTTCAAGATACGTTGAGTGATACAGTAGACTTATTATTGTACCAACTGAGTCTTTGCCGAGAATAA
- a CDS encoding DUF4174 domain-containing protein produces MRAALLFTVALLNSTMSWTYPSYSAEWSHRSVIYFAPTNDEHVKQFLLETLINECELQDRDLITLVVTEDGFSMPKWVKHEFNLKALFNMYDVEPGSHTAVLIGKDGGEKLRWGKHTDWEHVKQTIDVMPMRRYEMAKKVSPCSA; encoded by the coding sequence ATGCGTGCTGCACTGCTATTCACCGTTGCGCTACTCAACTCAACCATGAGCTGGACCTACCCTTCTTATTCCGCTGAATGGTCACACCGCAGCGTGATCTACTTTGCCCCTACCAATGACGAGCACGTAAAACAGTTTCTGTTAGAAACACTGATTAATGAATGTGAGCTTCAAGACAGAGACCTAATCACTCTAGTGGTCACTGAAGACGGCTTTAGTATGCCTAAATGGGTAAAGCATGAGTTTAACCTCAAAGCACTGTTTAATATGTATGATGTTGAGCCTGGCTCTCACACTGCTGTATTAATTGGTAAAGATGGCGGAGAAAAGCTTCGTTGGGGAAAACATACTGACTGGGAGCATGTGAAACAAACCATCGACGTGATGCCGATGCGACGCTATGAAATGGCGAAGAAAGTTAGCCCTTGTTCTGCATAA
- a CDS encoding CmpA/NrtA family ABC transporter substrate-binding protein, whose product MKWKSAIKRTLVGAALTTTFYVPSTLAELGEPELEDLKFGFIKLTDMAPLAVAYEKGYFEDEGLYVTLEAQANWKVLLDRVIDGELDGAHMLSGQPLGATIGIGTQAEVITAFSMDLNGNAITVSNKTWQQMKPNIPTEADGKLVHPIKADALKPVVESYLDKGKPFNMGMVFPVSTHNYELRYWLAAGGIHPGYYAPKSGDNSGQLNADVLLSVTPPPQMPATMEAGTIEGYCVGEPWNQQAVFKGIGAPVVTDYEIWKNNPEKVFGVSKSWAEKYPNTHIRVVKALIRAAHWLDENNNANRVEAVKLLAKSEYVGADFEVIANSMTGTFEYEKGNVREVPDFNVFFRHNATYPYYSDAIWYLTQMRRWGQIPEEKSDDWYMDVAKEVYRPDIYQQAAQALIEDGVLNSKDFPDFATEDGFRAPQTHFIDNIVYDGRSPNAYLEKFSIGLKGKDKV is encoded by the coding sequence ATGAAATGGAAGTCAGCAATCAAGCGTACTCTGGTGGGTGCAGCGTTAACCACCACCTTTTATGTGCCTAGCACCTTGGCCGAGTTGGGTGAGCCGGAACTCGAAGACCTTAAATTTGGCTTTATTAAACTTACCGATATGGCGCCACTCGCTGTTGCCTATGAGAAAGGTTATTTCGAAGACGAAGGCTTGTACGTGACGTTAGAAGCGCAAGCGAACTGGAAAGTCTTGCTCGATAGAGTGATTGACGGTGAGCTTGATGGCGCACACATGCTGTCAGGGCAACCGTTAGGCGCAACAATTGGCATTGGCACCCAAGCGGAAGTGATTACCGCATTCAGTATGGATCTCAACGGTAATGCGATTACGGTTTCAAACAAAACATGGCAGCAGATGAAACCCAATATTCCGACCGAGGCAGATGGAAAGTTAGTTCACCCAATTAAGGCAGACGCACTTAAACCTGTTGTCGAGAGTTATCTTGATAAAGGTAAACCGTTCAACATGGGAATGGTGTTTCCTGTCTCTACTCACAACTATGAACTGCGTTATTGGCTTGCTGCGGGTGGTATACACCCAGGTTACTACGCGCCCAAGTCAGGTGATAACAGTGGGCAACTCAACGCAGACGTACTGCTTAGTGTAACTCCACCACCACAAATGCCTGCGACGATGGAAGCCGGTACGATTGAAGGTTACTGCGTTGGTGAACCTTGGAATCAGCAGGCAGTGTTTAAAGGTATTGGCGCGCCAGTTGTGACCGACTATGAGATCTGGAAAAACAACCCTGAGAAAGTTTTTGGCGTCTCCAAATCGTGGGCAGAAAAATACCCCAACACACACATTCGTGTGGTGAAAGCGCTTATCCGAGCTGCTCATTGGTTGGATGAGAACAACAACGCCAACCGAGTTGAAGCAGTCAAACTGTTAGCAAAAAGCGAATATGTTGGCGCAGATTTCGAAGTGATAGCGAACTCGATGACAGGTACTTTTGAGTACGAAAAAGGCAATGTCCGAGAAGTGCCAGATTTCAATGTATTCTTCCGCCACAACGCCACTTACCCTTATTACAGCGATGCGATTTGGTATCTGACCCAAATGCGCCGCTGGGGACAAATTCCTGAAGAAAAATCTGATGATTGGTATATGGATGTCGCGAAAGAGGTTTATCGCCCAGATATCTACCAACAAGCTGCACAAGCGCTGATTGAAGACGGGGTACTCAACAGCAAAGACTTCCCAGATTTTGCCACTGAAGATGGTTTCCGCGCTCCGCAAACACATTTTATCGACAACATCGTCTATGACGGCCGCTCGCCTAATGCGTATCTAGAGAAGTTCTCAATCGGTCTGAAAGGCAAAGACAAAGTTTAA
- a CDS encoding outer membrane beta-barrel protein has protein sequence MNFKLSIAALALLSGSFAVSAQNNWYVGFDAHSSKLDLDSEVSAFSTISSGAKNADDSGAGLSIMLGRKVNEWLAIEANLSHDYIDLLDYSNYYDIGGGAQGYEYQLHDARIYSFDLGAKMSYATGFDLNLYAKPGIGYTRTELELNGGSSHPDIKGDKDVTNNKVHFNLELGAEYFFTDSFSANLAYERKFNAVDFSIEGYKFGDMDQDRIKGGVRYYF, from the coding sequence ATGAATTTTAAACTCTCTATTGCTGCTCTTGCACTTCTAAGCGGCTCTTTCGCCGTGTCTGCACAAAACAACTGGTATGTTGGTTTTGATGCTCATTCAAGTAAACTAGACCTAGACTCTGAAGTTTCAGCATTCTCGACAATTAGCTCGGGCGCGAAGAACGCCGATGATAGCGGCGCAGGTCTTTCAATCATGCTTGGACGTAAGGTGAACGAATGGCTGGCTATCGAAGCAAACTTAAGCCACGATTACATCGACCTTCTAGACTATTCAAATTATTACGATATTGGCGGCGGTGCTCAAGGTTACGAATACCAGCTCCATGACGCTAGAATCTATTCGTTCGATCTTGGAGCTAAGATGAGCTATGCCACAGGCTTCGATCTGAACTTATACGCGAAACCCGGGATTGGATACACGCGTACGGAACTAGAACTGAATGGTGGCTCATCACATCCAGACATCAAAGGCGACAAAGATGTGACCAACAATAAAGTTCATTTCAACCTAGAACTCGGTGCTGAATACTTTTTCACAGACTCTTTTTCAGCCAACCTTGCTTACGAGCGCAAGTTCAATGCCGTCGATTTTTCAATCGAAGGATACAAATTTGGAGATATGGACCAAGACCGTATTAAAGGTGGCGTTCGCTACTACTTCTAA